A single window of Nomascus leucogenys isolate Asia chromosome 18, Asia_NLE_v1, whole genome shotgun sequence DNA harbors:
- the LOC105737866 gene encoding 60S ribosomal protein L7-like 1, whose product MISSCTTRKMAEQEQGKIPLVPENLLKKRKAYQALEATQAKQALLAKKEQKEGKGLRFKRLESFLHDSWRQKRDKVRLRRLEVKPHALELPDKHSLAFVLCIERIDGVSLPVQRTIARLCLKKIFGDVFVNVTPQNLKMLHIVEPYVPCGFPNLKSVRELILKHGQAKVKNKTIPLTDNTVIEEHLGKFGVICLEDLIHEIAFSGKHFQEISWFLCPFHLSVARHATKNRVGFLKEMGTPGYRGERINQLIHQLN is encoded by the coding sequence ATGATCAGTAGCTGCACCACTAGAAAGATGGCGGAGCAAGAGCAAGGAAAAATCCCTTTGGTTCCAGAAAATCTCCTGAAAAAGAGGAAGGCTTATCAAGCCCTTGAAGCCACCCAGGCAAAGCAGGCACTTTTGGCAAAGaaggagcagaaggaaggaaaagggctCAGGTTTAAGCGACTGGAATCATTCCTACATGATTCCTGGCGGCAGAAACGTGACAAGGTGCGTCTCAGACGACTAGAAGTGAAACCTCATGCCTTGGAATTGCCAGATAAACATTCCTTGGCCTTTGTTTTATGCATCGAAAGGATTGATGGTGTGAGTTTACCGGTGCAGAGAACCATTGCAAGACTTTGCCTAAAGAAAATTTTTGGTGATGTCTTTGTAAATGTCACCCCCCAGAATCTAAAAATGCTGCATATAGTGGAACCTTACGTGCCCTGCGGATTTCCAAATCTGAAGTCTGTCCGAGAACTCATTTTGAAACATGGACAAGCCAAGGTCAAGAATAAGACCATCCCTCTGACAGACAACACAGTGATTGAGGAGCACCTGGGGAAGTTTGGCGTCATTTGCTTGGAAGACCTCATTCATGAAATTGCCTTCTCAGGGAAGCATTTCCAGGAGATCTCATGGTTCTTGTGCCCTTTCCACCTCTCAGTGGCTCGTCATGCTACCAAAAATAGAGTGGGCTTCCTCAAGGAGATGGGCACACCTGGCTATCGGGGTGAACGCATCAATCAGCTCATCCACCAGCTGAACTAG